In one Bacillus sp. PK3_68 genomic region, the following are encoded:
- a CDS encoding amidohydrolase translates to MSQQLADVIISSNAVFTGLSDQPEPASIAIKDNKILAIGSEEEIRSYSGERTKVYPFQDQLIMPGFHDFHLHMMDGAVSMNGVNLFSARSEEEALEMIRTFAEARPEDSWIIGNSWDAGYWDTQQLPNRYSLDRILPDRPALMFHAEGHYVWVNTKALEIANINRDTEDPSYGMISKDKNGEPDGLLYEKAMDAVFRHAYNFTKEQKRELFANFLNHAASLGITAVHDLFAIEALEMLNDYDVFKEFEEKGELTARIHLWPALNGNLEHVKQLRETYQSDKLRVSGLKQFIDGVITARTAYLLEPYADQPDTRGEASFPPETFKKWVVEADKEGFSIRFHAIGDGAIRLALDAYEEAQKTNGKRDSRHSVEHVEVIHPDDIPRFKELGVTASMQPDHFAMSERGVYTDRIGSEREKYVFPIKTLQEAGAKLAFGTDFPIDVLNPLLQIYRAVTRIDSSGEAVWHPHERITLAEALKAYTAGPAYGSFREQELGTLEAGKLADIVVLEKNLFDIPTEDIPDTKVQVTIVDGKVVFEHTKALTGN, encoded by the coding sequence ATGAGTCAACAACTAGCTGATGTGATTATTTCAAGTAATGCAGTATTTACAGGGCTTTCCGATCAACCGGAACCAGCTTCCATTGCCATTAAGGATAATAAGATCCTTGCGATTGGTTCGGAGGAGGAGATTAGATCTTATTCGGGTGAAAGGACGAAAGTCTATCCATTTCAAGACCAATTAATTATGCCGGGGTTTCATGACTTCCATCTTCATATGATGGATGGAGCTGTTTCGATGAACGGTGTTAATTTATTCTCAGCCCGTTCTGAAGAAGAAGCATTAGAGATGATTCGTACATTTGCCGAAGCGCGGCCGGAAGATTCATGGATCATCGGCAATTCCTGGGATGCAGGATACTGGGATACCCAGCAATTGCCGAATCGTTATTCATTGGACCGCATTCTTCCGGATCGCCCAGCGCTGATGTTCCATGCGGAAGGGCATTACGTATGGGTGAATACGAAAGCTTTAGAGATTGCTAACATTAATCGAGATACAGAGGATCCTTCTTACGGTATGATCAGCAAAGACAAAAATGGAGAGCCCGACGGTCTGTTGTACGAAAAAGCCATGGATGCAGTATTCCGTCATGCTTATAATTTTACAAAAGAACAAAAGCGGGAACTGTTCGCTAATTTCCTTAATCATGCCGCAAGCTTAGGAATAACTGCCGTTCACGACTTATTTGCAATAGAGGCATTGGAAATGCTTAATGATTATGATGTATTCAAAGAATTTGAAGAAAAAGGAGAATTAACCGCCCGCATTCATTTATGGCCTGCATTAAATGGCAATTTGGAGCATGTGAAACAACTGCGGGAGACGTATCAATCGGATAAGCTTCGTGTATCGGGGCTGAAGCAATTTATTGATGGCGTCATTACCGCCCGCACCGCTTATTTACTTGAGCCTTATGCTGACCAACCCGACACTCGGGGAGAGGCATCCTTCCCTCCGGAAACGTTTAAAAAATGGGTGGTTGAAGCGGATAAAGAAGGATTTAGCATTCGCTTTCATGCAATTGGCGATGGAGCGATCCGTCTGGCTTTAGATGCCTATGAGGAAGCGCAAAAGACAAATGGCAAGCGGGATTCGCGCCATTCGGTTGAACATGTCGAAGTGATTCACCCTGATGATATCCCGCGCTTCAAAGAGCTTGGCGTGACGGCGTCCATGCAGCCGGATCACTTTGCGATGTCTGAGCGGGGGGTGTACACGGATCGGATTGGTTCTGAGCGAGAAAAGTATGTGTTTCCGATCAAGACATTGCAAGAAGCCGGGGCGAAATTGGCGTTTGGGACGGATTTTCCCATTGATGTCTTGAATCCGCTTTTACAAATTTACCGTGCGGTAACGAGAATTGACAGCAGCGGAGAAGCTGTGTGGCATCCGCATGAGCGCATCACACTTGCTGAAGCATTGAAAGCTTACACAGCCGGCCCTGCGTACGGCTCATTTAGAGAGCAGGAATTAGGGACATTAGAGGCAGGGAAGCTGGCGGATATTGTTGTGTTAGAGAAAAATCTTTTTGACATACCCACCGAAGACATACCGGATACGAAAGTGCAGGTAACAATTGTTGATGGAAAGGTTGTATTTGAACATACGAAGGCATTAACCGGAAATTAA
- a CDS encoding APC family permease yields MNANSPTLKRTLSLKYIVFFGLSFMAPTTMISTYGVAVTSTNGMMTTAYIIALVVMLFTAYSYAQMVKAYPTAGAAYTFTQKAISPHVGFLVGWTILLDYIFSPMISSLFLGIAMNAYFPSVPMYVWIIMFIVIVTTINVLGVTVAAKFSTAILFMQFGTYALFIIFSIKGLLNGQGAGTLFSILPFMDSNANISDVMSIIPVLCFSFLGFDAVTTLSEEVKNPKKSIPKAIYLITIIGGALYIVGSYFLQLVWPDYQSFKNPEAAYIDIAAYIGGNFLISYILAEGTMACFASAIASGTSASRILYAMGRERVLPAKIFGHLSPKHRTPVYNILIIGCVAFSSLFLSLTFAVSLINFGALFTFTLVNLSVIAHYYIRKKQRSLRGLFSTLLFR; encoded by the coding sequence ATGAATGCAAATTCCCCAACTCTTAAGCGTACCCTGTCATTAAAGTATATCGTGTTTTTTGGTTTGAGTTTTATGGCTCCCACCACTATGATCTCCACCTATGGAGTAGCTGTCACTAGCACAAACGGGATGATGACAACGGCTTATATCATTGCTCTAGTCGTTATGTTATTTACAGCCTATAGCTATGCACAAATGGTGAAAGCGTATCCAACGGCGGGTGCTGCTTACACGTTTACACAAAAGGCCATAAGTCCTCACGTTGGTTTTCTCGTAGGTTGGACCATTTTACTTGATTATATATTTAGTCCAATGATTAGCTCTTTATTTCTAGGAATAGCTATGAATGCTTATTTCCCTTCCGTTCCCATGTATGTTTGGATTATTATGTTTATTGTTATAGTTACAACTATAAATGTACTTGGTGTAACGGTTGCTGCCAAATTTAGTACCGCTATTCTGTTTATGCAATTTGGAACGTACGCCTTATTCATTATCTTTTCGATAAAGGGTCTTTTAAACGGTCAAGGAGCAGGAACGCTTTTTTCGATCCTTCCGTTTATGGATTCAAATGCGAATATATCTGACGTAATGTCCATCATTCCTGTTTTATGCTTTTCTTTTTTAGGATTTGATGCCGTCACAACCCTATCAGAAGAAGTGAAAAACCCTAAAAAATCGATCCCTAAGGCCATTTATCTGATTACAATCATTGGCGGGGCATTATATATCGTCGGTTCCTATTTTTTGCAGCTTGTCTGGCCAGACTACCAATCTTTTAAAAACCCGGAAGCTGCTTATATAGACATTGCCGCGTATATTGGCGGCAACTTTTTAATAAGCTATATCCTTGCAGAAGGAACTATGGCATGCTTTGCCTCTGCCATTGCATCAGGGACAAGTGCATCTCGTATTCTTTATGCAATGGGACGTGAGCGGGTACTTCCTGCCAAAATATTTGGGCATCTTTCACCTAAACATCGCACCCCTGTATATAACATATTAATCATAGGGTGTGTTGCTTTCAGTTCACTGTTCTTAAGTCTTACATTTGCTGTATCTCTCATAAACTTTGGGGCATTGTTTACTTTTACCCTTGTTAATCTTTCGGTTATCGCACACTATTATATCCGAAAAAAACAGAGATCCCTTAGGGGACTATTCAGTACCTTATTATTCCGTTAA
- a CDS encoding carbon-nitrogen hydrolase family protein, translated as MNQVTIALAQLICEDGKVENNLTRLDEVVNKYGHSHDLILFPETFIMGFPSPEVARTLAEPLDGPLVKHLERKAREANTSIVVGLYEKEGENIYNTTILVGPTGLLLSYRKTHLWVGEEAVVNPGNCFRSCGWQDTKVGLLICYDIEYPETARAVASMGTELLLVTDGNWDGPVHRVAVQARAQDNQMFVALTNRLGELEEITFCGGSIVVDPYGRIIAEAGCEEEVLSATIDLSLVQESRQQYHYLKERRVSLPTPSQEIGEGVWEIKI; from the coding sequence ATGAATCAAGTAACTATCGCATTAGCACAACTCATTTGTGAAGATGGGAAGGTTGAAAACAATCTTACTCGTTTGGATGAGGTCGTTAATAAGTATGGTCATTCTCACGACCTCATTTTGTTTCCTGAGACATTTATCATGGGGTTTCCTTCTCCAGAGGTTGCTCGTACATTAGCCGAGCCCTTGGATGGACCTCTTGTCAAACATTTAGAACGTAAAGCAAGAGAAGCTAATACTTCCATTGTTGTGGGCTTATACGAAAAGGAAGGAGAAAACATTTATAATACCACGATTCTAGTGGGACCGACAGGATTGTTGCTTTCTTATCGTAAGACTCATTTATGGGTGGGGGAAGAGGCAGTCGTCAATCCTGGAAATTGTTTCCGAAGCTGCGGCTGGCAAGACACAAAAGTCGGGCTGCTCATTTGCTACGATATAGAATATCCAGAAACAGCCCGGGCAGTTGCCAGCATGGGAACAGAGCTATTGTTAGTGACAGATGGAAATTGGGATGGTCCAGTACATCGTGTTGCCGTTCAAGCCAGAGCACAAGACAACCAGATGTTTGTTGCTTTGACAAATCGACTTGGAGAGCTGGAGGAAATTACGTTTTGCGGAGGGAGCATTGTCGTTGATCCATATGGACGGATAATTGCTGAAGCAGGATGCGAAGAAGAAGTGTTATCAGCAACGATCGACTTGTCGCTTGTCCAGGAGAGCAGACAACAGTATCACTATCTGAAAGAGCGCAGGGTGTCACTTCCTACACCTTCGCAGGAAATTGGAGAGGGAGTTTGGGAAATTAAAATTTGA
- a CDS encoding amidohydrolase produces MSQQLADVIISSKAVFTGLCDQPEPASIAIKDNKILAVGSEKEIKAYLGENTKVYQFKDQLIMPGFHDFHLHIMQGAVSLNSANLFAARSEDEALEMIQEFARSNPENPWVIGFTWDAGYWDTQQLPNRYSLDRILPDRPALMFHAEGHYAWVNSKALEIAQITRNTENPSYGIIGKDEEGEPDGILYEKAMNAVVHHAFNFSNEYRSKIFSHFLTHAASLGITAVHDLHGLKTIESLDVFKEFEDKGELSARIHLWPALNGSLEHVKRLRETYQSDKLRVSGLKQFIDGVITARTAYLIEPYADQPDTRGEASFPPETIKKWVVEADKEGFSVRFHAIGDGAIRLALDAYEEAQKTNGKRDSRHSVEHIEVIHPDDIPRFKELGVTASMQPDHFAMSERGVYTDRIGLEREKYVFPIKTLQETGANLAFGTDFPIDVLNPLLQIYRAVTRIDSSGETVWHPHERITLAEALKAYTAGPAYGSFREGELGTLEAGKLADIVVLEKNLFDLPAEDIPDTKVQVTIVDGKVVYDHAGELVK; encoded by the coding sequence ATGAGTCAACAACTAGCTGATGTAATTATTTCAAGTAAGGCTGTATTTACAGGGCTTTGTGATCAACCGGAACCCGCGTCCATTGCGATTAAGGACAATAAAATCCTTGCGGTTGGTTCGGAGAAAGAGATAAAGGCTTACTTGGGTGAAAATACAAAAGTGTATCAATTTAAAGATCAACTAATTATGCCGGGATTCCACGATTTTCACCTTCATATTATGCAAGGAGCTGTTTCCCTTAATAGTGCGAATCTATTCGCGGCTCGTTCAGAAGATGAAGCGTTGGAAATGATCCAGGAATTTGCTCGATCAAATCCGGAAAATCCATGGGTCATCGGGTTTACATGGGATGCAGGGTACTGGGATACCCAGCAATTGCCGAATCGTTATTCATTGGACCGTATTCTTCCGGATCGCCCAGCGCTCATGTTTCATGCGGAAGGGCATTACGCATGGGTAAATTCGAAGGCGTTAGAAATCGCCCAAATTACCCGCAATACAGAAAACCCTTCTTACGGCATAATCGGCAAGGATGAAGAGGGAGAACCTGATGGTATTTTATATGAAAAAGCAATGAATGCGGTCGTGCATCATGCATTTAATTTTTCAAATGAATATAGAAGTAAAATTTTCTCTCATTTTTTAACCCATGCAGCAAGTTTAGGGATAACGGCTGTTCACGATTTACACGGGTTGAAAACAATAGAATCTCTCGATGTTTTCAAAGAATTTGAAGATAAAGGGGAATTAAGCGCCCGCATTCATTTATGGCCTGCATTAAATGGCAGTTTGGAGCATGTGAAACGGCTGCGGGAGACGTATCAATCGGACAAGCTTCGTGTATCGGGATTGAAGCAATTTATTGATGGCGTGATTACCGCCCGTACGGCTTATTTAATAGAACCGTATGCAGACCAACCTGACACACGCGGAGAGGCGTCTTTTCCTCCGGAAACGATCAAAAAATGGGTAGTTGAAGCGGATAAAGAAGGGTTTAGCGTTCGCTTTCATGCCATTGGCGACGGAGCGATCCGCCTGGCTTTAGATGCTTATGAGGAAGCGCAAAAGACAAATGGCAAACGGGATTCCCGGCATTCCGTGGAGCATATCGAAGTGATTCACCCTGATGATATTCCGCGTTTCAAAGAGCTTGGCGTGACGGCGTCCATGCAGCCGGATCACTTTGCGATGTCTGAACGGGGGGTGTACACCGATCGAATCGGCCTTGAGCGTGAAAAGTATGTGTTTCCGATCAAGACATTGCAGGAAACTGGTGCAAACTTGGCCTTTGGGACGGATTTTCCCATCGATGTTTTGAACCCACTTCTGCAAATTTACCGGGCGGTAACAAGAATTGACAGCAGCGGAGAAACCGTCTGGCATCCGCATGAGCGCATCACACTTGCCGAAGCATTGAAAGCTTACACAGCCGGTCCTGCATATGGTTCATTTAGAGAGGGAGAGTTAGGAACATTGGAAGCAGGGAAGCTAGCGGATATTGTTGTGTTAGAGAAAAATCTCTTTGACTTACCTGCAGAAGACATACCCGATACAAAGGTGCAGGTAACAATTGTTGATGGGAAAGTAGTGTATGATCATGCCGGAGAATTAGTGAAATAA